One Megalops cyprinoides isolate fMegCyp1 chromosome 23, fMegCyp1.pri, whole genome shotgun sequence genomic region harbors:
- the mcat gene encoding malonyl-CoA-acyl carrier protein transacylase, mitochondrial — translation MFVVRGIPTSVSYCIFKCMTGNMRRCSALNRHTRRSSLAEIVSLPFCGRSFSNTSRRSSQDGVPPQSASPVELPESEDAEPTPQPRKKPSDCSVFLFPGQGSQFVGMGRGLLKYGSVKEMFSVAQKILGYDLLSLCLNGPEEELMKTVHCQPAVFVTSLAAVERLNHEIPSAVENCVAAAGFSVGEFAALVFSGAMEFAEALYAVKVRAEAMQEASERVPSGMLSVIGRDQAKYSYACLLAREHCQSLGVKDPVCSVANYLFPDGRVIAGHLQALEFLQNNSQQLHFRRMRPLPVSGAFHTALMEPAVEPLRDVLRKVEVRQPHIAVYSNVDAKRYMHGDHVRRQLAKQLVSPVKWEQTLHALYERRQGQDFPHTYELGPGRQLGSTLQKCNMKAFRSYTHIDVAVPQD, via the exons atgtttgtCGTCAGAGGTATCCCAACCTCTGTCAGCTACTGCATCTTTAAATGTATGACCGGGAACATGAGAAGGTGTAGCGCTTTGAATAGACATACCAGGAGGTCCTCCCTGGCGGAGATCGTGTCTTTACCTTTTTGTGGCAGATCGTTCTCCAACACGTCGCGGCGCTCCTCTCAGGATGGAGTCCCACCTCAGTCGGCTTCCCCCGTGGAGCTGCCGGAGAGCGAAGATGCCGAACCGACGCCGCAGCCGAGGAAGAAACCGAGCGACTGCTCGGTGTTTCTGTTCCCCGGCCAGGGCAGTCAGTTTGTGGGGATGGGGCGAGGACTCCTGAAGTATGGAAGCGTCAAAGAAATGTTCAGCGTTGCACAGAAAATACTTGGGTATGACTTGTTATCGCTGTGCTTAAACGGACCCGAGGAGGAATTGATGAAAACAGTCCATTGCCAGCCCGCTGTATTCGTCACTTCTCTGGCTGCAGTGGAAAGATTAAACCATGAAATACCTTCT GCCGTGGAGAATTGCGTAGCGGCGGCGGGCTTCAGCGTGGGAGAGTTCGCAGCCTTGGTGTTCTCGGGGGCTATGGAATTCGCAGAAG CCCTGTACGCAGTGAAGGTGCGCGCAGAGGCCATGCAGGAGGCGTCTGAGCGGGTACCCAGCGGCATGCTGTCGGTGATCGGGCGGGACCAGGCGAAGTACAGCTACGCCTGCCTGTTGGCGAGGGAGCACTGCCAATCCCTGGGTGTTAAGGACCCCGTCTGCTCCGTTGCCAACTACCTGTTCCCTGACGGAAGGGTTATCGCTGGGCATCTTCAG GCGTTGGAGTTCCTACAGAACAACTCGCAGCAGCTGCACTTCCGGAGAATGCGGCCGCTGCCTGTCAGCGGGGCCTTCCACACCGCCCTGATGGAGCCGGCCGTCGAACCGCTGAGGGATGTGCTGCGGAAGGTGGAGGTCCGCCAGCCGCACATCGCGGTCTACTCCAACGTGGACGCCAAGCGCTACATGCATGGAGACCACGTGCGCAGGCAGCTGGCCAAGCAGCTGGTGTCGCCGGTGAAGTGGGAGCAGACGCTGCACGCGCTCTATGAGAGGAGGCAGGGTCAGGACTTCCCCCACACCTACGAGCTCGGCCCCGGGAGGCAGCTGGGCTCCACCCTCCAGAAGTGCAACATGAAGGCCTTCCGGAGCTACACGCACATCGACGTTGCAGTGCCCCAggactga
- the bik gene encoding bcl-2-interacting killer isoform X1 produces MKMELVRELSQNFSVQAGPGDPAKSILSDMDLSIAQNIGRQLAEIGDQLNLCYHDNHLILWPHPLHMVLHVQRLSRNLLYRGVLDHHMGVKSRLAGVRAWLTFHFQSQVVRRAEGWRTWILHSCPPLPYGWAAGLLATALLATVAVCIDF; encoded by the exons ATGAAGATGGAACTAGTGAGAGAGCTTTCCCAAAACTTCTCTGTCCAGGCTGGTCCTGGAGACCCAGCCAAATCCATCCTCTCTGACATGGATCTGAG TATTGCCCAGAACATTGGGAGACAGCTTGCAGAGATCGGGGACCAACTCAACTTGtgttaccatgacaaccacCTGATCTTGTGGCCCCACCCTCTTCACATGGTTCTGCATGTCCAACGCCTGAGCAGGAACCTCCTCTACAG AGGAGTCCTAGACCACCACATGGGGGTGAAGTCCAGGCTTGCAGGTGTCAGAGCATGGCTGACCTTTCACTTCCAAAGTCAGGTGgtcaggagagcagaggggtggagAACCTGG aTCTTGCACAGTTGTCCTCCCCTGCCGTACGGCTGGGCTGCTGGACTACTGGCCACTGCACTCCTGGCCACTGTGGCCGTCTGCATCGACTTCTGA
- the bik gene encoding bcl-2-interacting killer isoform X2 encodes MELVRELSQNFSVQAGPGDPAKSILSDMDLSIAQNIGRQLAEIGDQLNLCYHDNHLILWPHPLHMVLHVQRLSRNLLYRGVLDHHMGVKSRLAGVRAWLTFHFQSQVVRRAEGWRTWILHSCPPLPYGWAAGLLATALLATVAVCIDF; translated from the exons ATGGAACTAGTGAGAGAGCTTTCCCAAAACTTCTCTGTCCAGGCTGGTCCTGGAGACCCAGCCAAATCCATCCTCTCTGACATGGATCTGAG TATTGCCCAGAACATTGGGAGACAGCTTGCAGAGATCGGGGACCAACTCAACTTGtgttaccatgacaaccacCTGATCTTGTGGCCCCACCCTCTTCACATGGTTCTGCATGTCCAACGCCTGAGCAGGAACCTCCTCTACAG AGGAGTCCTAGACCACCACATGGGGGTGAAGTCCAGGCTTGCAGGTGTCAGAGCATGGCTGACCTTTCACTTCCAAAGTCAGGTGgtcaggagagcagaggggtggagAACCTGG aTCTTGCACAGTTGTCCTCCCCTGCCGTACGGCTGGGCTGCTGGACTACTGGCCACTGCACTCCTGGCCACTGTGGCCGTCTGCATCGACTTCTGA
- the ttll1 gene encoding probable tubulin polyglutamylase TTLL1 isoform X2 encodes MAGKVKWVTDIEKSVLINNFEKRGWIQVSDTEDWNFYWMSVQTIRSVFSVDTGYRLSDDQMVNHFPNHYELTRKDLMIKNIKRYRKELEKEGSPLAEKDENGKYLYLDFVPVTFMLPSDYNLFVEEFRKSPSSTWIMKPCGKAQGKGIFLINKLSQIKKWSRDSRTSTFVAASSGKEAYVISLYIDNPLLIGGKKFDLRLYVLVTTYRPLKCYMYKLGFCRFCTVKYTPSTSELDNMFVHLTNVAIQKHGDDYNHVHGGKWTVSNLRLYLESTRGKEVTNRLFDQIYWIMVQSLKAVAPVMNNDKHCFECYGYDIIIDDKLKPWLIERRKLVKLDRSPLM; translated from the exons ATGGCTGGTAAGGTGAAATGGGTGACTGACATAGAGAAGTCTGTGCTCATCAACAACTTTGAAAAGAGAGGATGGATCCAAGTGTCTGATACCGAGGACTGGAACTTCTACTG GATGAGTGTCCAGACCATCCGGAGTGTCTTCAGCGTGGACACCGGGTACCGCCTGTCGGACGACCAGATGGTCAACCACTTCCCCAACCACTACGAGCTCACCCGGAAGGACCTGATGATCAAGAACATCAAACGCTACaggaaggagctggagaaggagggcAGCCCGCTGGCAGAGAAGGACGAAAATGGGAAATACCTCTATCTAG ACTTTGTCCCTGTGACGTTCATGCTCCCATCGGACTACAACCTGTTCGTGGAGGAGTTCCGGAAGAGCCCGTCCAGCACCTGGATCATGAAGCCGTGCGGGAAGGCCCAGGGCAAAGGCATATTCCTCATCAACAAACTGTCCCAGATAAAGAAGTGGTCGCGGGACAGCCGAACCTCCAC GTTTGTGGCGGCCTCTAGTGGTAAAGAAGCATATGTCATTTCCCTGTACATCGACAATCCACTGCTAATCGGTGGGAAGAAGTTTGACCTGCGTCTCTACGTGCTGGTAACGACTTACCGCCCCCTTAAGTGCTACAT GTATAAACTGGGATTTTGCAGATTTTGCACAGTGAAATATACTCCCAGCACCAGTGAACTGGACAACATGTTTGTGCATCTCACAAACGTAGCTATACAGAAACATGGG GATGACTATAATCATGTCCATGGGGGCAAGTGGACAGTCAGCAACCTGCGCCTCTACCTGGAGAGCACCAGAGGAAAGGAGGTGACCAACAGGCTGTTTGACCAGATCTACTGGATCATGGTCCAGTCCCTGAAGGCTGTGGCA CCAGTCATGAACAATGACAAGCACTGTTTCGAATGCTATGgctatgacatcatcatcgATGACAAGCTGAAGCCCTGGCTGATAGAG AGAAGAAAACTGGTTAAACTTGACAGATCCCCTTTGATGTGA